Below is a genomic region from Osmerus mordax isolate fOsmMor3 chromosome 22, fOsmMor3.pri, whole genome shotgun sequence.
atacaaatacacacacctagttccacgcacacacaaatacacacacctagttccacgcacacacaaatacacacaccaagttccacgcacacacaaatacacacacctagttccacgcacacacaaatacacacacctagcACCAGACTTACCAGGTGTCCGTAGatggcaggacagagagagctgcaggAGAAACTAAGGTTAGCCTTGTATCAACACATCCATCAAACTAACACTGTATTCAACTGTAAGACGTGTGTGAGGGCCCATGTAGTACTTTGATGTGTGTCATACTGTACTATGAGCCTcagcaggtcagtgtgtgtgtgtgtgcatgtgtgagtgtgtgtgtgtgtcatactgtaCTATGAGCCTcagcaggtcagtgtgtgtgtgtgcatgtgtgagtgtgtgtgtgtcatactgtaCTATGAGCCTCAGCAGGTCAGGCTGGCTCTGGATCTCCTGGATAGCATAGAGCTCCTTCAGAGAGAACTCCGCCCCCTGGACTCCTGGCCCCGCCTCCCTCTGGCCCTTGCTGTTACTGACGGAGTTGGCCTCAATGTAGAGCAGGAACATGCACTTGTCCTTACTGCCTCTGCtgctgcctgcacacacacacacacacagggtttgcACCAGTCGCAACAGTAAACAGCAGTAATGTGTGTTGCTCTTGTGTGTAtgttgatattgtgtgtgtgtgtggatacccTCATCGTTGCTGACACGGACAGTGCCAGTGATGGTGACGGTGTCTCCGGGGACACAGCTGTCACACAGATCCTGGGCCAGCTCGCACTCCACCGTCCTGGGGATACGGCCCGCCTCCCGCTGCTCTCCTCCAATCAGCTCCTGCACCCTGGGGAGAACGACAGCATGCTCTGGGTGCTGCTGAAGGGTGtcgtgtagagagagagggtgtagtgTAGAGAGATATAGGGAGTGTATAGTGTAGAGAGGGACTAGCAGTGTGTACTTATGTACTTGATAGTCTGCCAGTCCACTGTCTGGGTGAGGGGAGAACTCCTGTTAGGGGTGAATGAGCGACTCCTACACTCTGGCTGGACGCactgtggaaacacacacacacactcatattacTATGATGTCTGCAGCCACTGCAGGGTGAGGtacgtgtgcgtgcacgtgcgtgggcgtgcacgtgcgtgtgtacCTTGGTGGGCGTGGTGAACTTGCCGTGAGGCAGCGGGagagcgtgcgtgtgcgtgcagccGTTGCAGGTGAAGGCCAGGCGTGTGCAGAGGGGCCTGATGTTGCTGACTCGGACCACGGTGCCGCGGATTGACACCAACCTCCCAAACACACTGGCACGCAGAGTCCTCAACGGGGTGAGGGGCTCGTAGTTATACAGCCTGGggggtcccacacacacacacatcacatacacacacacataacctaaacacacacactttatacacaaacaaggaagtgtttgatggcggggggggggggggggggggggggggcatctcaCCTGGCACTGATGTGGGGTATGTTAATGATGGGCGTGGCTCCTCTgggaagcccctccccctgcagctctgcagcatGTCTCTCCAAATCAGCCGTCAGAACCTGAAACACACCACGACCAGCTACAGcacaggtaggtgtgtgtaagtgtgtgtgtatgtgtgtgtgtacctggtgaatAGCCAGTCCTAGACAGTTGAGGGTGGTCTCAGGTTGTTCTCTCAGCTGATTGGTCAGGTCCGGCAGGgcagcacacacctgctggtTCTGTACCAGATCCTTGAAGTCCACCAACACACTGCCCTGTCTCTCAAtttcatcctacacacacacacacagcattgtacATTTAACAGTTGTCACTGAGTTGCTTGTTAACTTGTTTTCACTCTCACTGCCACTCCAAAGTCAGCTCCACCACTTCAAAGCAagcttactctctctttctctctcacacacacacacataaaataacCTTATCATAGAGGTGCATCTGAGAGGTGAAGTACTGCTCAAACACCTTGACCCTCTCCACAAAGGGTGAACTGGCCACATACCCTGCACACAGTGGACACAGTGGAGACACATTGGAGACATGGTAAAGACAGTAGAAGCACAGTAGAAGGAAGCACAGTAGAAGCACAGTAGATACAGTAGACAGACAGCTTATGCGCAGCTCTAACAGACTGTGGAGACCGAACCTTCTTTGAAGTAGAGGGCCCAGCCTTGGTATGGAGACACAGTCTGGGAGATACCTACAGCTTGGGATGggcctggacagagagaggggggatagagagatggttCTGCTAATGGAGTAGAGACAGTGGTagtaagagaaaaaaaagatgcaCATTGCAGTTGACCCTTACCTCTTTGAGCACTGAAGGGACGagcatttcctcctcctcctctccatggtcttcccctccatcctcctcctcctctgccccccctccatcctcctcctcctctgccctccctccatcctcttcgtCCCCTTGCCCCCCACTCCGAGCCGCGGTGCTCTACACTCATCCTAGTCTACACTAAAAAGTAAAGAAACACATTGCTTATCTTAGTTATAGTTCAAACCTACCCTATGCAGTGTTTAGTATGTTTCTAATATTCGTATTTGTGTTTAGTTTGCTAAAACTAGTTCACGACATTTACGTCAACTTGCCAAACGGCTAGTATTACTAGCAATACAGCAGTTAGCTAGTACAAGTTAACAGAGCCAATGCCGTTAGCTGGCTAGCTTCGCTACTATATAGTTATGTCTAACTCTAATGAATTGTCCACAGTGTCAACCTATATTAACACACgtttcagctagctagctaccttgcTGCAACTTATGATGTGGACAGTTTCTCTTGATAACGATAATGACCAGCTGTCCAACGTAAACATGCCAGTAAGAACCTTGATCGCAGAGTTGGTGGAATACTTCCCCATTCAGGTTCAGCTTTGGCGCTTCACGGTGCCGACGTGTCTTCCGtccaatcacagctctttttcgTAACTGACATATAAACAGGAAACAACACGTACCTTTTTTGGCAGGAGGCTTGATTCATAATTTGGTATTTTTCCACAGAGTGCTTCCTCTTCGTTTTTAATAATAATTGTTACGGTGTGACATTTCGAGAACTTTTTTACAGGTCTGCTGATGCATTGCTTCCCTTCTCCCAGCAGATGGCAGTGTTTAACCAGTTCTGTCTGCAGGGGTGTCGTGTCCAATTGTCAGTCAGCTCTCCGCAGCatcagcaccagcaccaggcgcATCACAGCAAGGTCTGCAGTCGAGCTGTTTTCCTAGCTTCTCGCATCGACAACACATCGTCCCGATAGCGATGGACACCTCCGGTAAAGAGAAAGAGGCCATCCAGCTAATGGCGGAGGCTGACAAGAAGGTCAAGTCGTCCGGGTCGTTCCTCGGTGGCATGTTTGGGTAAGATGTTCTTGTCATGCGTCGCAGGTTCATAAGCCAAAACCGAGTTAGCTAGAGTAGCTAGCTCCCGATTCGACTGAAAATACGAGGGGGATGGGTACAGACTGGATTTGAATGAACTGGCAAAATCTGTATAATAacgatttttttgtttttacagtgGCTACAATTAATATTTGCACATAAACTGggaaatgtagcctactgtgtgTTTGTCGCAGTATCCGGGTAGGTAGGCTACGCTTATTTAATTGCGCAGCCGAACGCTGTGATGGATGACATGTTGAGGCGGCGATGCTATCAAACACTCATGTAAGCCTGCGCTGTGTTTATCAGCTCTAGTCCTGTCGCGAATGGAACGTATTTAACCGTGTCCGGGCCTAGCGAGTCTGGCGTGATGTGTGCCCGGGCCTAGCGAGTCTGGCGTGATGTGTGCCCGGGCCGATACGGTGCTATGGCGAGCCTGACATGACCACGGTGCTAGTCAGCGACGctgttgtgtgtttcagagggaATCACAAGGTGGAGGACGCGTGCGAGATGTATGCCAGAGCAGCCAACATGTTCAAGATGGCCAAGAATTGGAATGGTAGCTCGCTATCTCCCtgtcacacacttcctgtccttcTCATTCCCCTACACaaggtgtggtgtctgtgtattgatgatggtgtgtgcgtgtgtgtttcagctgcAGGGAATGCTTTCTGCCAGGCTGCAAGGCTCCACATGCAGCAGCAGAATAAACTGGACTCGGCCACCAGCTTCGTTGACGCTGGCAACGCCTACAAAAAGGCTGATCCTCAGGGTGAGCACCATACACACAagagcgcgcgcgcacacacaggcacacacacgcggaCAGACTCTGTTTCTGTCATTTCCTCAATTGCCTCTTGttctttcatccctctctctcctgtccttcccttctctcttctctcctgcccccgTAGAGGCAATCAACTGCCTAAATGCAGCCATTGATATCTACACTGATATGGTAAGACGGACCTCGTCGCCCGTGTTTattcatgtgtgcatgtgaagggtctgtgtgtgttgagggtggatgtgaggtgtgtgtgtttgtgttgacagtGAATGTGAGAGGTCTATGTGTGTTGAGGGtggatgtgaggtgtgtgtgtttgtgttgacagtGAATGTGAGGGGTCTATGTGTGTTGAGGGtggatgtgaggtgtgtgtgtttgtgttgacagtGAATGTGAGGGGTCTATGTGTGTTGAGGGtggatgtgaggtgtgtgtgtttgtgttgacagtGAATGtgagaggtctgtgtgtgttgagggtggaTATGTGGCACGGTATTTGACACCAATCTTACCTGTGTGTTCCAGGGCAGGTTCACCATCGCAGCCAAACACCACATCACCATCGCTGAGGTGTACGAGTCTGAGCTGGTGGATATAGAAAAggtatggagacacacacacatgaacaagcccagacacacaaaaactcacacacagttatacacacaggttagacacacattctatatacacacacacacacacacacacacacacacacacacacaggatcaaaGATGTACATGAGCAAACACACCACAatattaaccacacacacaacagtagaGTGGAGACAGATATGTGACAGAGGCACTTCCTCCATGGGTGTCATGAGACTGTTTGTCTTGCTGTGGTTGTCTAGGCGATCGCCCACTACGAGCAGGCTGCAGACTATTATAAGGGGGAGGAGTCTAACAGGTGAGTCACACACGTACCTAATCAAATCAAACATGCTCTCTGTACggctcgctgtctctctctaactgtctctcccccactctttctctcttgttttccctccttcctctgtccctcctctctctgtcttacttcctctctttctctctcttactttctttctctctccccatttctctaTATACTttttcatgctctctctctcatcttgttTTGAATTTTCCGAGGCATGTCAGTCTTGTGGATGAGTCTGTTTATCTGAGccttctatctcctctctcatcaGTTCTGCCAATAAGTGTCTGCTGAAAGTCGGCCATTACAGTGCCCAGCTGGAGCAGTATCAAAAAGCCATTGAAATCTACgaacaggtctgtgtgtgtgtgtgtgcctctttgCTTGTCCATCTGTTATTATGTGACTACGTTGTGGGGATAcacaataatgtgtgtgtgtgtgtgtgtgtgtgtcaggttgccACTAATACCATGGATAACCCACTGTTGAAGTACAATGCGAAGGAGTATTTCTTCAAAGCTTCTCTGTGTCACTTCATCGTAGACGAGCTCAACGCTAAGGTACTGCTCCTACTGCGCAACACGAGGATAGCCACTGCTATCAGTAGTTATCATGTGTGTTTAAgtattgtgtgtgggtgtgtgtattccaGCTGGCCATAGAGAAGTATGAGGAGATGTTTCCTGCGTTCGCGGACTCCAGAGAGTGCAAGCTGTTGAAGGTAAacagtgcccacacacacacttttgaccAAATTGACATCCCCCTGACAGTGTTGTTCGGTCGATATTGCCCTTCCCTCTGACACTCCTCTGATAACCTCACCACTTCCCCTCCCGGCcatgtccccccacccccctgcagAAACTTCTGGATGCTCACGAGGAGCAGAACTGCGAGGGGTTCACGGAGGCTGTGAAGGAGTTTGACTCTGTGTCTCGTCTGGACCAATGGCTGACCACCATGCTGCTGCGCATTAAGAAGACCATTCAGGGAGATGCTGGGGACCtcaagtagggagggagggagggagagagggagagagaacaagagaggagtcatgagagggagggggagtgggttaGAGCAGGGGGTGGGGTAAGGTTTGTGTGTCGTCGTCAGTGTAAATATACTGTTCACTTCTAACACTCTGCATGTAACACTCACAACCTTTCCCAGACCCTCCCTGGAACATTGGCCCATCCTTCCTACATCCTTCCTACATCCTTCCTACATCCTTCCTACAACCTTCCTACATCTTTCCTACATCCTTCCTACAACCTTCTCGTAATATTTCTGCATTCTCTTAACATCCTTCCTACAATCTCTCCACTGTCTTTACAATGACACTTTTTGGTTCTTGTTTCAAAGTATAAGTGTTGGCCTGTacagattgattgattgattgattgagtgtgtgtgtgcgtgcgggtgtatgagtgagacagagagaggaaatgaaaggggggggggtgttgttgtGGTATTATAATAGTATAACGTTAtgagatatatatataggaCTATGTTAAGGTCCAGTGTTAAACTTGTGTCAACTTAATGGTTCTTGTCCATCCTGTGATGTGTGATTACTGTGTGGCCACTAGGGGGCTCTTACACACAGTTGGAGGCGGGGTTGCACCTGAAAGATCATTTCTATAGCATCCTAATATGCATATATATCATTATTGACATGCATACTTACATTATATATTATCACCTTATCATACATAAGCATTATTACAGTCAAATGGTAAATGTTATATCAAGAAGATATAGCAAGATATAGAAGATTGATATGTCTGATCTTTTCAGAAAGGTCAGGGTTTCAAGGACACTTATGGCTGCAGGTGGGGGTTTCTGATCATATGGAGAAAGAGGGCAATATTATATTCTATTTAattaggtagctagctaactgctgGGCTAAGTATAACTTATTATTAAGTATATAGTACTTGACCAAGGTTAACTTCCTCCAAGCCTCCAGGTCGCTTGGCGACTACCCTAGTGGCTGACTGCTGTCTATGTGCTGTGCTGTCTGTgcatgttgtcatggtgacatatgtggtgttgtaaaaCAGCGAGGGTCCATCCCCAATCCCTGGACCCAGAGTTGTAGAGTCATCCAGGTATCACACGTTTGTATGGTGTATCATGTGCTGAAACGATGTACATTAATAAAATATCTCCACACTTGACTCTTGGATTGGTTGAGGAAGTATTTTTGGTGAAAACCAAATATTCTGTCACAGGCTATTATTTAAGCGTTTTGGCATTATTTAATGAACGCAACGTTCGCTGGCAGCGTTTCAAACGCTTTGTGGCAGTTGGGCTTCAATTGACTACGCGAGCTACCGTGAAAATTATCTCATGGAGGATTGTTTAGGATCTATTAGTAACCTCCCGATACGAGTGGGGAGGTATTTGTTAAAGAAGAAATTGGGGGACGGCATTTTTAAAGCAGTGGATGCACACAGCGGACACGAAGTTGTTTGCAAGGTTATTAGCCAACTGATTTTAAATGTTCTTTGTAGCACGAAATGAGCCTGATGAGTCTGATCAGCGCTTTATATTCCAGGTACTTGATTATACGCGCTACCGGGAGGCTCTGTGCACGTACTCTCAACTCCCCGCTCACCCAAACATCAACCAGGTGCTGGATGTGATTCTCGGAGAAGCTCGTTCCTTTGTCTTCTTCCCACGGAGTTTTGGGAACTTGCATGCGCTTTTACGCACTTGTCGCAGGCTTCACGAGGACACGGCAAGGATACTCTTCCGCCAGCTTGTGTCCGCGGTGGCGCATTGTCATAGTCACGGACTTGTGCTAAGGGACATCAAGCTAAAAACGTTTGTGTTCAAGAACAAAGAgaggtgtgtttatgtgtgaattGATTGTTGAAGCACTCCATGTCATTAGCCAGATAGTGTTAATTTGCCATTTATGTTAACTTAAAGCATGTGCTTGTCTGTTTTTgtgcatttgcgtgtgtgtgtacgtgtgttaggACTGTGCTGATGTTGGAGAGTGTGGAGGATGCAGTCCTCAAGCAGGGAGGAGACTACCCCCTATCGACAAACCCTTCCCCCTACACCAGCCCAGAGATGCTGCAGGCCACGGAGGAAGCTGATAGGGGGATGTCTGGACCCGTGTTGACCAGTACCAGGTCTGCAGATGTCTGGGCTCTGGGGGTGATGCTCCATGCCATGCTATTAGGGCGCTacccagagaggacaggactTACCGGAGGGGGTGTGGTCTCCCCTCATGCCCGGTGTATGATTCGCTCAGCTTTACATTCTAACCCTGCCTTCCGTCTCTCTGCCTCCGAGTTACTGACCCACCCCTGGCTCAGCTCACAGCCACGCCCGCTCCCCACCGCACACActcgcagtcacacacacgacCAGACGGTGCCTACCTGACACATACAGATATACGCACATACAGCCAGGGTGACCTGACACACAATGTCcagacattcacacacccaGTCTTCTGTAGTGCTGCTGACTGTAGTTGTCTTGAAGAAATTCAAATAAAGTGTATTTTACATATTTCTGTAGTATTTTTttccagaatgtgtgtggtgtctgccatgtgtgtgtgtgtcctgggtggAAACGGAATGTGTGTCGTACCTGGGCTGCATGAAAGTAGCAGCCGTTACTTATCTGTCAAACAAGTTATGGAAAGGACTTCTGCTCTCTGGTGACACCCATCCACATGATGAGTAGAAATGCCCACGAAGGATTAGCATTCCTTTATTCAGGAATTAAGATTTAGAATAGCCTACAGGTTCAACTGTCTGCTAGGAAATGGtagagaggagcaggacccaTTTTTTATGTAcctgtaggcctacttgttGCAAATATATAAACTTGAATTGAAAACTAGTGTCTTCAAGCTTCTCCTGGTGTTTCCTATCTCATGTAGATGGCTTTAGgagattttttaaatgtaattatgAAATCAACACATATTGGAGTCACACCGGCCTCACACTCCTTAACAGTAGGTGGCGGTAAtcatagacataataaagagtaGATGCCGCATCGACCGCTACTGCCTACTGGCTCTTACGAGCCGTGGGGCAGCTATGTTGGAACAGTCACCCGCTCCACTCAAGTGTTATCTGTTTGGCAGGTGCAATGAGCTGTCAGCGCACTTAATTAATCATACCTCACTGAATACCAAACTGatttttacatgtttttttgttgctgcAAAGGTCATACATGTAGCTATGATACAGGACACACGGTTTGGTGTATTTTAATATTCATAGTGGGCTTAACAGTAATAGAATATTCTGACATTTGATATAAAGTGACCAGACGTCCGAGATCAAAACTGAGAACATAATCCCCAAAAGGGGGAAAAAACAGAGACATTTCCAGTTTGACTATCAATATGATTTTAAAAACCTCAATTT
It encodes:
- the mcm8 gene encoding DNA helicase MCM8 isoform X1, coding for MSVEHRGSEWGARGRRGWREGRGGGGWRGGRGGGGWRGRPWRGGGGNARPFSAQRGKGQLQCASFFSLTTTVSTPLAEPSLYPPSLCPGPSQAVGISQTVSPYQGWALYFKEGYVASSPFVERVKVFEQYFTSQMHLYDKDEIERQGSVLVDFKDLVQNQQVCAALPDLTNQLREQPETTLNCLGLAIHQVLTADLERHAAELQGEGLPRGATPIINIPHISARLYNYEPLTPLRTLRASVFGRLVSIRGTVVRVSNIRPLCTRLAFTCNGCTHTHALPLPHGKFTTPTKCVQPECRSRSFTPNRSSPLTQTVDWQTIKVQELIGGEQREAGRIPRTVECELAQDLCDSCVPGDTVTITGTVRVSNDEGSSRGSKDKCMFLLYIEANSVSNSKGQREAGPGVQGAEFSLKELYAIQEIQSQPDLLRLIVHSLCPAIYGHLLVKAGLALALFGGCQKHVDDKNRIPVRGDPHILVVGDPGLGKSQMLQAVCNAAPRGIYVCGNSTSTSGLTVTLSREAGSGDYALEAGALVLGDQGLCCIDEFDKLGQQQQALLEAMEQQSVSLAKAGLVCCLPARTSILAAANPAGGHYNQARTVAENLRMGSALLSRFDLVFLLLDIPDESHDRRLSEHVMATRVGRGGAAGAMVTRGKGSQQSCLLEPSDTPLSDRLEVPPGECVDPIPASLLRKYVSYARLYVHPSLSVEAAKTLQAFYLTLRSHTHSSDSTPITTRQLESLIRLTEARARMELRETATRSDAEDVVEIMKHSLADTYADGAGGLDLERSQLGAGMSQRGKVKRFVTALQTHAQRCSQTLYDLQQLRSMARDLHIEVVDFEGFICALNEQGYLLKKGPKLYQLQTI
- the napba gene encoding N-ethylmaleimide-sensitive factor attachment protein, beta a, with product MDTSGKEKEAIQLMAEADKKVKSSGSFLGGMFGGNHKVEDACEMYARAANMFKMAKNWNAAGNAFCQAARLHMQQQNKLDSATSFVDAGNAYKKADPQEAINCLNAAIDIYTDMGRFTIAAKHHITIAEVYESELVDIEKAIAHYEQAADYYKGEESNSSANKCLLKVGHYSAQLEQYQKAIEIYEQVATNTMDNPLLKYNAKEYFFKASLCHFIVDELNAKLAIEKYEEMFPAFADSRECKLLKKLLDAHEEQNCEGFTEAVKEFDSVSRLDQWLTTMLLRIKKTIQGDAGDLK
- the LOC136966494 gene encoding tribbles homolog 2-like, yielding MEDCLGSISNLPIRVGRYLLKKKLGDGIFKAVDAHSGHEVVCKVLDYTRYREALCTYSQLPAHPNINQVLDVILGEARSFVFFPRSFGNLHALLRTCRRLHEDTARILFRQLVSAVAHCHSHGLVLRDIKLKTFVFKNKERTVLMLESVEDAVLKQGGDYPLSTNPSPYTSPEMLQATEEADRGMSGPVLTSTRSADVWALGVMLHAMLLGRYPERTGLTGGGVVSPHARCMIRSALHSNPAFRLSASELLTHPWLSSQPRPLPTAHTRSHTHDQTVPT